From Dasypus novemcinctus isolate mDasNov1 chromosome 8, mDasNov1.1.hap2, whole genome shotgun sequence, the proteins below share one genomic window:
- the ZDHHC12 gene encoding palmitoyltransferase ZDHHC12, which yields MAPWALLSPGVLVRSGHTVLTWGITLVLFLHETELRQWEEQGELLLPLTFLLLVLGSLLLYLAVSLMDPGYVNAQPQPQVEPKEEQTAMVPQAIPLRRCRYCLVLQPLRARHCRECRRCVRRYDHHCPWMENCVGERNHPLFVAYLALQLVVLLWGLHLAWSGLRFFQPWGLWLRSTGLLFATFLLLSLFSLVTSLLLASHLYLVASNTTTWEFISSHRVAYLRQRPGNPFDRGLIRNLAHFFCGWPSGSWETLWAEEEEEDSSQAA from the exons ATGGCGCCCTGGGCGCTCCTCAGCCCTGGGGTCCTGGTGCGGTCCGGGCACACCGTGCTGACCTGGGGGATCACGCTGGTACTCTTCTTGCACGAGACCG AGCTGCGGCAATGGGAAGAGCAAGGCGAGCTGCTCCTGCCCCTCACCTTCCTTCTCCTCGTGCTGGGTTCCCTGCTGCTCTACCTGGCCGTGTCGCTCATGGACCCAGGCTACGTGAAcgctcagccccagccccag GTGGAGCCCAAGGAAGAGCAGACGGCCATGGTTCCTCAGGCCATCCCCCTTCGGCGCTGCAGATACTGCCTGGTCCTG CAGCCCCTGCGGGCCCGGCACTGCCGCGAGTGCCGCCGCTGCGTCCGCCGCTATGACCACCACTGCCCCTGGATGGAGAACTGCGTGGGGGAGCGCAACCACCCGCTCTTTGTGGCCTACTTGGCGCTGCAGCTGGTGGTGCTTCTGTGGGGCCTGCACCTCGCATG GTCCGGCCTCCGGTTCTTCcagccctgggggctgtggctgcgGTCCACCGGGCTCCTGTTTGCCACCTTCCTGCTGCTGTCCCTCTTCTCCCTGGTGACCAGCCTGCTCCTGGCCTCGCACCTCTACCTGGTGGCCAGCAACACCACCACCTGGGAATTCATCTCCTCACACCGCGTCGCCTACCTCCGCCAGCGTCCCGGCAACCCCTTCGACCGCGGCCTGATCCGCAACTTGGCCCACTTCTTCTGCGGGTGGCCCTCGGGGTCCTGGGAGACCCTCTGggccgaggaggaggaggaggacagcaGCCAGGCTGCTTAG
- the PKN3 gene encoding serine/threonine-protein kinase N3 isoform X3 yields MEPGVGQRPPEDEKELIRRAIQKELKIKEGVENLRRVATDRRHLGHVQQLLRSSNRRLEQLHGELRELHARIQLPGPGPGPAESAASGPCPRAEQPRARHLEALQRQLQVELKVKQGAENMTHTYASGTPKERKLLAAAQQMLRDSQLKVALLRMKISSLEASGSPEPGPELQAEELRHRLRIEAAVAEGAKNVVKLLGSQRTQDRKALAEAQAQLQESSQKLDLLRLALEQLLEGLPPAHPLRGRVARELRAAVPGNPQPSGVLVKPTAVTGTLQVQLVGCEQLLTTVPGRSPAAALAGGLSEGWLRARAKPRGGGELASEVLAVLKVDNRTVGQTGWGPVAGHSWDQTFVIPLERARELEIGVRWRDWRQLCGVAFLRLEDFLDNACHQLSLSLVPQGLLFAQVTFCDPVIERRPRLQRQKRIFSKRRGQDFLRASQMNLSMAAWGRLVMSLLPPCSSPSTISPPRGCPQTPATPRGSTSPTSPSNVPPRKVPVGEEMKPPPKPPRLYLPQQPTPEEIPRTKRPHVEPWARLAPSPAASPTRNPPQLRDFRCLAVLGRGHFGKVLLVQFKGTGKYYAIKALKKQEVLSRDEVESLYCEKRILEAVGRAGHPFLLSLLACFQTPSHACFVTEFAPGGDLMMQIHEDVFPEPQARFYLACVVLGLQFLHEKKIIYRDLKLDNLLLDAHGFLKIADFGLCKEGIGFGDRTSTFCGTPEFLAPEVLTQEAYTRAVDWWGLGVLLYEMLVGECPFPGDTEEEVFDCIVNGDASYPHFLSVQGLELLQKLLQKSPERRLGAGEQDAEEIKTQPFFRTTDWQALLARTVRPPFVPTFCGPADLRYFEREFTVLPPALTPPDPRSPLTARQQAAFWDFDFVSERFLEL; encoded by the exons ATGGAG CCTGGGGTGGGCCAGCGGCCCCCAGAGGACGAGAAAGAGCTGATCCGCCGGGCCATCCAGAAGGAGCTGAAGATCAAGGAAGGCGTGGAAAACCTGCGTCGTGTGGCCACAGACCGCCGCCACCTGGGCCACGTGCAGCAGCTGCTGCGCTCCTCCAACCGCCGCCTGGAGCAGCTGCATGGGGAGCTGCGGGAGCTGCATGCCCGCATCCAGTTGCCCGGCCCCGGGCCTGGCCCGGCTG AATCTGCTGCCTCAGGACCCTGCCCACGGGCAGAACAGCCAAGGGCTCGGCACCTGGAGGCTCTACAGAGGCAGCTGCAGGTGGAGCTGAAGGTAAAGCAGGGGGCCGAGAATATGACCCACACGTATGCCAGTGGCACCCCCAAG GAGAGGAAGCTCCTGGCAGCTGCCCAGCAGATGCTGCGGGACAGCCAGCTGAAGGTGGCCTTGCTGCGGATGAAAATCAGCAGCCTGGAGGCCAGTGGGTCCCCTGAGCCAG gTCCTGAGCTGCAAGCCGAGGAGCTGCGGCATCGACTGCGGATCGAGGCTGCCGTGGCCGAGGGTGCCAAGAACGTGGTGAAGCTGCTCGGCAGCCAGCGGACGCAGGACCGCAAGGCGCTGGCCGAG GCTCAGGCCCAGCTCCAGGAGTCCTCCCAGAAGCTAGACCTCCTGCGGCTGGCCTTGGAGCAGCTGCTGGAGGGACTGCCTCCTGCCCACCCGCTGCGTGGCAGGGTGGCCCGGGAGCTGCGGGCTGCCGTGCCCGGGAACCCGCAGCCTTCAGGGGTACTTGTGAAGCCCACTGCTGTGACAG GGACGCTGCAGGTCCAGCTAGTGGGCTGTGAGCAGCTGCTGACCACTGTGCCTGGACGTTCTCCGGCGGCCGCCCTGGCTGGCGGCCTCTCCGAGGGCTGGCTTCGGGCCCGGGCCAAGCCGCGTGGCGGGGGCGAGCTGGCCA GTGAGGTGTTGGCTGTGCTGAAGGTGGACAACCGCACTGTGGGCCAGACAGGCTGGGGGCCAGTGGCCGGGCATTCCTGGGACCAGACGTTTGTCATCCCCCTGGAGCGG GCCCGTGAGCTGGAGATCGGGGTACGTTGGCGGGACTGGCGGCAGCTGTGTGGTGTGGCCTTTCTGAGGCTCGAGGACTTCCTGGACAATGCCTGTCACCAGCTCTCGCTCAGCCTGGTGCCACAGGGGCTGCTCTTTGCCCAG GTGACCTTCTGTGACCCTGTCATTGAGAGGAGGCCACGCCTACAGAGGCAGAAACGAATTTTCTCTAAACGCAGAG GCCAGGACTTCCTGAGGGCATCCCAGATGAACCTCAGCATGGCGGCCTGGGGGCGCTTGGTCATGAGCCTGCTGCCCCCCTGCAGCTCCCCAAGCACCATCAGCCCCCCTAGAGGCTGCCCCCAGACCCCAGCCACACCCCGGGGGTCCACTagccccacctcccccag TAATGTCCCGCCCAGGAAGGTCCCCGTGGGCGAAGAGATGAAGCCCCCTCCCAAGCCCCCACGCCTCTATCTACCCCAGCAGCCCACCCCTGAGGAGATTCCG CGCACCAAACGCCCCCACgtggagccctgggccagactCGCGCCATCTCCAGCAGCCTCGCCCACCAG GAACCCCCCCCAGCTTCGGGACTTCCGCTGTTTGGCTGTGCTGGGCCGGGGACACTTTGGGAAG GTCCTCCTGGTCCAGTTCAAGGGGACAGGGAAGTACTACGCCATCAAAGCGCTGAAGAAGCAGGAGGTGCTCAGCCGGGACGAGGTAGAGAG CCTGTACTGCGAGAAGCGGATCCTGGAGGCTGTGGGCCGCGCGGGGCACCCCTTTCTGCTCTCCCTCCTTGCCTGCTTCCAGACCCCCAGCCACGCCTGCTTCGTGACTGAGTTTGCGCCCGGCGGTGACCTCATGATGCAAATCCATGAGGACGTCTTCCCTGAGCCCCAGGCCCG GTTCTACCTGGCCTGTGTGGTCCTGGGGCTGCAGTTCCTACATGAGAAGAAGATCATTTACAG GGACCTGAAGCTGGATAACCTCCTGTTGGATGCCCACGGTTTCCTGAAGATCGCAGACTTTGGGCTCTGCAAGGAAG GGATTGGCTTTGGGGACCGGACAAGCACCTTCTGTGGCACCCCGGAGTTCCTGGCTCCGGAGGTGCTGACCCAGGAGGCCTACACACGTGCAGTGGACTGGTGGGGGCTGGGTGTGCTGCTCTACGAGATGCTGGTGGGAGAG TGCCCGTTCCCAGGGGACACCGAGGAGGAGGTGTTCGACTGCATCGTCAACGGGGATGCCTCGTACCCCCATTTTCTGTCAGTGCAAGGGCTCGAGCTCCTTCAGAAG CTCCTCCAGAAGTCCCCGGAGAGGCGCCTGGGGGCGGGCGAGCAGGATGCCGAGGAGATCAAGACCCAGCCTTTCTTCAGG ACCACGGACTGGCAGGCCCTGCTTGCCCGCACCGTGCGGCCGCCCTTCGTGCCCACCTTCTGTGGCCCCGCGGACCTGCGCTACTTCGAGCGCGAGTTCACGGTGTTGCCGCCCGCCCTGACCCCGCCCGACCCGCGCAGCCCGCTCACCGCCCGCCAGCAGGCTGCCTTCTGGGACTTTGATTTCGTGTCCGAGCGGTTCCTGGAGCTATGA
- the PKN3 gene encoding serine/threonine-protein kinase N3 isoform X2, with amino-acid sequence MESREPGVGQRPPEDEKELIRRAIQKELKIKEGVENLRRVATDRRHLGHVQQLLRSSNRRLEQLHGELRELHARIQLPGPGPGPAESAASGPCPRAEQPRARHLEALQRQLQVELKVKQGAENMTHTYASGTPKERKLLAAAQQMLRDSQLKVALLRMKISSLEASGSPEPGPELQAEELRHRLRIEAAVAEGAKNVVKLLGSQRTQDRKALAEAQAQLQESSQKLDLLRLALEQLLEGLPPAHPLRGRVARELRAAVPGNPQPSGVLVKPTAVTGTLQVQLVGCEQLLTTVPGRSPAAALAGGLSEGWLRARAKPRGGGELASEVLAVLKVDNRTVGQTGWGPVAGHSWDQTFVIPLERARELEIGVRWRDWRQLCGVAFLRLEDFLDNACHQLSLSLVPQGLLFAQVTFCDPVIERRPRLQRQKRIFSKRRGQDFLRASQMNLSMAAWGRLVMSLLPPCSSPSTISPPRGCPQTPATPRGSTSPTSPSNVPPRKVPVGEEMKPPPKPPRLYLPQQPTPEEIPRTKRPHVEPWARLAPSPAASPTRNPPQLRDFRCLAVLGRGHFGKVLLVQFKGTGKYYAIKALKKQEVLSRDEVESLYCEKRILEAVGRAGHPFLLSLLACFQTPSHACFVTEFAPGGDLMMQIHEDVFPEPQARFYLACVVLGLQFLHEKKIIYRDLKLDNLLLDAHGFLKIADFGLCKEGIGFGDRTSTFCGTPEFLAPEVLTQEAYTRAVDWWGLGVLLYEMLVGECPFPGDTEEEVFDCIVNGDASYPHFLSVQGLELLQKLLQKSPERRLGAGEQDAEEIKTQPFFRTTDWQALLARTVRPPFVPTFCGPADLRYFEREFTVLPPALTPPDPRSPLTARQQAAFWDFDFVSERFLEL; translated from the exons ATGGAGAGCAGAGAG CCTGGGGTGGGCCAGCGGCCCCCAGAGGACGAGAAAGAGCTGATCCGCCGGGCCATCCAGAAGGAGCTGAAGATCAAGGAAGGCGTGGAAAACCTGCGTCGTGTGGCCACAGACCGCCGCCACCTGGGCCACGTGCAGCAGCTGCTGCGCTCCTCCAACCGCCGCCTGGAGCAGCTGCATGGGGAGCTGCGGGAGCTGCATGCCCGCATCCAGTTGCCCGGCCCCGGGCCTGGCCCGGCTG AATCTGCTGCCTCAGGACCCTGCCCACGGGCAGAACAGCCAAGGGCTCGGCACCTGGAGGCTCTACAGAGGCAGCTGCAGGTGGAGCTGAAGGTAAAGCAGGGGGCCGAGAATATGACCCACACGTATGCCAGTGGCACCCCCAAG GAGAGGAAGCTCCTGGCAGCTGCCCAGCAGATGCTGCGGGACAGCCAGCTGAAGGTGGCCTTGCTGCGGATGAAAATCAGCAGCCTGGAGGCCAGTGGGTCCCCTGAGCCAG gTCCTGAGCTGCAAGCCGAGGAGCTGCGGCATCGACTGCGGATCGAGGCTGCCGTGGCCGAGGGTGCCAAGAACGTGGTGAAGCTGCTCGGCAGCCAGCGGACGCAGGACCGCAAGGCGCTGGCCGAG GCTCAGGCCCAGCTCCAGGAGTCCTCCCAGAAGCTAGACCTCCTGCGGCTGGCCTTGGAGCAGCTGCTGGAGGGACTGCCTCCTGCCCACCCGCTGCGTGGCAGGGTGGCCCGGGAGCTGCGGGCTGCCGTGCCCGGGAACCCGCAGCCTTCAGGGGTACTTGTGAAGCCCACTGCTGTGACAG GGACGCTGCAGGTCCAGCTAGTGGGCTGTGAGCAGCTGCTGACCACTGTGCCTGGACGTTCTCCGGCGGCCGCCCTGGCTGGCGGCCTCTCCGAGGGCTGGCTTCGGGCCCGGGCCAAGCCGCGTGGCGGGGGCGAGCTGGCCA GTGAGGTGTTGGCTGTGCTGAAGGTGGACAACCGCACTGTGGGCCAGACAGGCTGGGGGCCAGTGGCCGGGCATTCCTGGGACCAGACGTTTGTCATCCCCCTGGAGCGG GCCCGTGAGCTGGAGATCGGGGTACGTTGGCGGGACTGGCGGCAGCTGTGTGGTGTGGCCTTTCTGAGGCTCGAGGACTTCCTGGACAATGCCTGTCACCAGCTCTCGCTCAGCCTGGTGCCACAGGGGCTGCTCTTTGCCCAG GTGACCTTCTGTGACCCTGTCATTGAGAGGAGGCCACGCCTACAGAGGCAGAAACGAATTTTCTCTAAACGCAGAG GCCAGGACTTCCTGAGGGCATCCCAGATGAACCTCAGCATGGCGGCCTGGGGGCGCTTGGTCATGAGCCTGCTGCCCCCCTGCAGCTCCCCAAGCACCATCAGCCCCCCTAGAGGCTGCCCCCAGACCCCAGCCACACCCCGGGGGTCCACTagccccacctcccccag TAATGTCCCGCCCAGGAAGGTCCCCGTGGGCGAAGAGATGAAGCCCCCTCCCAAGCCCCCACGCCTCTATCTACCCCAGCAGCCCACCCCTGAGGAGATTCCG CGCACCAAACGCCCCCACgtggagccctgggccagactCGCGCCATCTCCAGCAGCCTCGCCCACCAG GAACCCCCCCCAGCTTCGGGACTTCCGCTGTTTGGCTGTGCTGGGCCGGGGACACTTTGGGAAG GTCCTCCTGGTCCAGTTCAAGGGGACAGGGAAGTACTACGCCATCAAAGCGCTGAAGAAGCAGGAGGTGCTCAGCCGGGACGAGGTAGAGAG CCTGTACTGCGAGAAGCGGATCCTGGAGGCTGTGGGCCGCGCGGGGCACCCCTTTCTGCTCTCCCTCCTTGCCTGCTTCCAGACCCCCAGCCACGCCTGCTTCGTGACTGAGTTTGCGCCCGGCGGTGACCTCATGATGCAAATCCATGAGGACGTCTTCCCTGAGCCCCAGGCCCG GTTCTACCTGGCCTGTGTGGTCCTGGGGCTGCAGTTCCTACATGAGAAGAAGATCATTTACAG GGACCTGAAGCTGGATAACCTCCTGTTGGATGCCCACGGTTTCCTGAAGATCGCAGACTTTGGGCTCTGCAAGGAAG GGATTGGCTTTGGGGACCGGACAAGCACCTTCTGTGGCACCCCGGAGTTCCTGGCTCCGGAGGTGCTGACCCAGGAGGCCTACACACGTGCAGTGGACTGGTGGGGGCTGGGTGTGCTGCTCTACGAGATGCTGGTGGGAGAG TGCCCGTTCCCAGGGGACACCGAGGAGGAGGTGTTCGACTGCATCGTCAACGGGGATGCCTCGTACCCCCATTTTCTGTCAGTGCAAGGGCTCGAGCTCCTTCAGAAG CTCCTCCAGAAGTCCCCGGAGAGGCGCCTGGGGGCGGGCGAGCAGGATGCCGAGGAGATCAAGACCCAGCCTTTCTTCAGG ACCACGGACTGGCAGGCCCTGCTTGCCCGCACCGTGCGGCCGCCCTTCGTGCCCACCTTCTGTGGCCCCGCGGACCTGCGCTACTTCGAGCGCGAGTTCACGGTGTTGCCGCCCGCCCTGACCCCGCCCGACCCGCGCAGCCCGCTCACCGCCCGCCAGCAGGCTGCCTTCTGGGACTTTGATTTCGTGTCCGAGCGGTTCCTGGAGCTATGA
- the PKN3 gene encoding serine/threonine-protein kinase N3 isoform X1, which yields MEVGAPPQPGVGQRPPEDEKELIRRAIQKELKIKEGVENLRRVATDRRHLGHVQQLLRSSNRRLEQLHGELRELHARIQLPGPGPGPAESAASGPCPRAEQPRARHLEALQRQLQVELKVKQGAENMTHTYASGTPKERKLLAAAQQMLRDSQLKVALLRMKISSLEASGSPEPGPELQAEELRHRLRIEAAVAEGAKNVVKLLGSQRTQDRKALAEAQAQLQESSQKLDLLRLALEQLLEGLPPAHPLRGRVARELRAAVPGNPQPSGVLVKPTAVTGTLQVQLVGCEQLLTTVPGRSPAAALAGGLSEGWLRARAKPRGGGELASEVLAVLKVDNRTVGQTGWGPVAGHSWDQTFVIPLERARELEIGVRWRDWRQLCGVAFLRLEDFLDNACHQLSLSLVPQGLLFAQVTFCDPVIERRPRLQRQKRIFSKRRGQDFLRASQMNLSMAAWGRLVMSLLPPCSSPSTISPPRGCPQTPATPRGSTSPTSPSNVPPRKVPVGEEMKPPPKPPRLYLPQQPTPEEIPRTKRPHVEPWARLAPSPAASPTRNPPQLRDFRCLAVLGRGHFGKVLLVQFKGTGKYYAIKALKKQEVLSRDEVESLYCEKRILEAVGRAGHPFLLSLLACFQTPSHACFVTEFAPGGDLMMQIHEDVFPEPQARFYLACVVLGLQFLHEKKIIYRDLKLDNLLLDAHGFLKIADFGLCKEGIGFGDRTSTFCGTPEFLAPEVLTQEAYTRAVDWWGLGVLLYEMLVGECPFPGDTEEEVFDCIVNGDASYPHFLSVQGLELLQKLLQKSPERRLGAGEQDAEEIKTQPFFRTTDWQALLARTVRPPFVPTFCGPADLRYFEREFTVLPPALTPPDPRSPLTARQQAAFWDFDFVSERFLEL from the exons ATGGAGGTGGGGGCGCCGCCGCAG CCTGGGGTGGGCCAGCGGCCCCCAGAGGACGAGAAAGAGCTGATCCGCCGGGCCATCCAGAAGGAGCTGAAGATCAAGGAAGGCGTGGAAAACCTGCGTCGTGTGGCCACAGACCGCCGCCACCTGGGCCACGTGCAGCAGCTGCTGCGCTCCTCCAACCGCCGCCTGGAGCAGCTGCATGGGGAGCTGCGGGAGCTGCATGCCCGCATCCAGTTGCCCGGCCCCGGGCCTGGCCCGGCTG AATCTGCTGCCTCAGGACCCTGCCCACGGGCAGAACAGCCAAGGGCTCGGCACCTGGAGGCTCTACAGAGGCAGCTGCAGGTGGAGCTGAAGGTAAAGCAGGGGGCCGAGAATATGACCCACACGTATGCCAGTGGCACCCCCAAG GAGAGGAAGCTCCTGGCAGCTGCCCAGCAGATGCTGCGGGACAGCCAGCTGAAGGTGGCCTTGCTGCGGATGAAAATCAGCAGCCTGGAGGCCAGTGGGTCCCCTGAGCCAG gTCCTGAGCTGCAAGCCGAGGAGCTGCGGCATCGACTGCGGATCGAGGCTGCCGTGGCCGAGGGTGCCAAGAACGTGGTGAAGCTGCTCGGCAGCCAGCGGACGCAGGACCGCAAGGCGCTGGCCGAG GCTCAGGCCCAGCTCCAGGAGTCCTCCCAGAAGCTAGACCTCCTGCGGCTGGCCTTGGAGCAGCTGCTGGAGGGACTGCCTCCTGCCCACCCGCTGCGTGGCAGGGTGGCCCGGGAGCTGCGGGCTGCCGTGCCCGGGAACCCGCAGCCTTCAGGGGTACTTGTGAAGCCCACTGCTGTGACAG GGACGCTGCAGGTCCAGCTAGTGGGCTGTGAGCAGCTGCTGACCACTGTGCCTGGACGTTCTCCGGCGGCCGCCCTGGCTGGCGGCCTCTCCGAGGGCTGGCTTCGGGCCCGGGCCAAGCCGCGTGGCGGGGGCGAGCTGGCCA GTGAGGTGTTGGCTGTGCTGAAGGTGGACAACCGCACTGTGGGCCAGACAGGCTGGGGGCCAGTGGCCGGGCATTCCTGGGACCAGACGTTTGTCATCCCCCTGGAGCGG GCCCGTGAGCTGGAGATCGGGGTACGTTGGCGGGACTGGCGGCAGCTGTGTGGTGTGGCCTTTCTGAGGCTCGAGGACTTCCTGGACAATGCCTGTCACCAGCTCTCGCTCAGCCTGGTGCCACAGGGGCTGCTCTTTGCCCAG GTGACCTTCTGTGACCCTGTCATTGAGAGGAGGCCACGCCTACAGAGGCAGAAACGAATTTTCTCTAAACGCAGAG GCCAGGACTTCCTGAGGGCATCCCAGATGAACCTCAGCATGGCGGCCTGGGGGCGCTTGGTCATGAGCCTGCTGCCCCCCTGCAGCTCCCCAAGCACCATCAGCCCCCCTAGAGGCTGCCCCCAGACCCCAGCCACACCCCGGGGGTCCACTagccccacctcccccag TAATGTCCCGCCCAGGAAGGTCCCCGTGGGCGAAGAGATGAAGCCCCCTCCCAAGCCCCCACGCCTCTATCTACCCCAGCAGCCCACCCCTGAGGAGATTCCG CGCACCAAACGCCCCCACgtggagccctgggccagactCGCGCCATCTCCAGCAGCCTCGCCCACCAG GAACCCCCCCCAGCTTCGGGACTTCCGCTGTTTGGCTGTGCTGGGCCGGGGACACTTTGGGAAG GTCCTCCTGGTCCAGTTCAAGGGGACAGGGAAGTACTACGCCATCAAAGCGCTGAAGAAGCAGGAGGTGCTCAGCCGGGACGAGGTAGAGAG CCTGTACTGCGAGAAGCGGATCCTGGAGGCTGTGGGCCGCGCGGGGCACCCCTTTCTGCTCTCCCTCCTTGCCTGCTTCCAGACCCCCAGCCACGCCTGCTTCGTGACTGAGTTTGCGCCCGGCGGTGACCTCATGATGCAAATCCATGAGGACGTCTTCCCTGAGCCCCAGGCCCG GTTCTACCTGGCCTGTGTGGTCCTGGGGCTGCAGTTCCTACATGAGAAGAAGATCATTTACAG GGACCTGAAGCTGGATAACCTCCTGTTGGATGCCCACGGTTTCCTGAAGATCGCAGACTTTGGGCTCTGCAAGGAAG GGATTGGCTTTGGGGACCGGACAAGCACCTTCTGTGGCACCCCGGAGTTCCTGGCTCCGGAGGTGCTGACCCAGGAGGCCTACACACGTGCAGTGGACTGGTGGGGGCTGGGTGTGCTGCTCTACGAGATGCTGGTGGGAGAG TGCCCGTTCCCAGGGGACACCGAGGAGGAGGTGTTCGACTGCATCGTCAACGGGGATGCCTCGTACCCCCATTTTCTGTCAGTGCAAGGGCTCGAGCTCCTTCAGAAG CTCCTCCAGAAGTCCCCGGAGAGGCGCCTGGGGGCGGGCGAGCAGGATGCCGAGGAGATCAAGACCCAGCCTTTCTTCAGG ACCACGGACTGGCAGGCCCTGCTTGCCCGCACCGTGCGGCCGCCCTTCGTGCCCACCTTCTGTGGCCCCGCGGACCTGCGCTACTTCGAGCGCGAGTTCACGGTGTTGCCGCCCGCCCTGACCCCGCCCGACCCGCGCAGCCCGCTCACCGCCCGCCAGCAGGCTGCCTTCTGGGACTTTGATTTCGTGTCCGAGCGGTTCCTGGAGCTATGA
- the SET gene encoding protein SET isoform X1, with the protein MSAPAAKVSKKELNSNHDGADETSEKEQQEAIEHIDEVQNEIDRLNEQASEEILKVEQKYNKLRQPFFQKRSELIAKIPNFWVTTFVNHPQVSALLGEEDEEALHYLTRVEVTEFEDIKSGYRIDFYFDENPYFENKVLSKEFHLNESGDPSSKSTEIKWKSGKDLTKRSSQTQNKASRKRQHEEPESFFTWFTDHSDAGADELGEVIKDDIWPNPLQYYLVPDMDDEEGEGEEDDDDDEEEEGLEDIDEEGDEDEGEEDEDDDEGEEGEEDEGEDD; encoded by the exons aaaaagaacagcaggaaGCAATTGAACATATTGATGAAGTACAAAATGAAATAGACAG ACTTAATGAACAAGCCAGTGAGGAGATTTTGAAAGTAGAACAGAAATATAATAAACTCCGCCAACCATTCTTTCAGAAGAGGTCAGAATTGATCGCCAAAATCCCAAATTTTTGGGTAACAACATTTGTCAACCATCCACAAG TGTCTGCACTGCTTGGGGAGGAAGATGAAGAGGCGCTGCATTATTTGACCAGAGTTGAAGTGACAGAATTTGAAGATATTAAATCAGGTTACAGAATAGATTTT TATTTTGATGAAAATCCTTACTTCGAAAATAAAGTTCTCTCCAAAGAATTTCATCTGAATGAGAGTGGTGATCCGTCCTCAAAGTcaactgaaatcaaatggaaatcTGGAAAG GACTTGACGAAACGTTCAAGTCAAACACAGAATAAAGCCAGCAGGAAGAGGCAGCATGAAGAACCAGAAAGCTTCTTTACCTGGTTTACTGACCATTCTGATGCAGGTGCAGATGAGTTAGGAGAGGTCATCAAAGATGATATTTGGCCAAATCCATTACAGTACTATTTG gttcccGATATGGATGAtgaagaaggggaaggagaagaagatgatgatgatgatgaagaagaagaaggattGGAAGATATTGATGAAGAAGGGGATGAGGATGAAGGggaagaagatgaagatgatgatgaggGAGAGGAAGGCGAG GAGGATGAAGGAGAAGATGACTAA